Proteins encoded within one genomic window of Lycium ferocissimum isolate CSIRO_LF1 unplaced genomic scaffold, AGI_CSIRO_Lferr_CH_V1 ctg11, whole genome shotgun sequence:
- the LOC132041630 gene encoding protein argonaute 2: MERGNYRRGGGGNRGRGQGQGRGRGGYEQGQGRGGGGPYEQGRGGGGRGGSQIGGGRGGSQMGSYNQQPFQPPQQWGNQPRASGPAQYQGRGDPQNQPVQRGGGNAWARPPPQQQQQPQQQAWVRPPPQQHGGSAWVRPSPQQQRQQQQQEVGESSGSGPSDVGPLISPQSSDPLQVDLKSLNITEQQSPSSPPKSNKEKRAPVARPDTGKVAVKSIRLLANHFPVRFNPQMTIMHYDVDIKQITADDNRRVKKLYKSDLRMIREKLFADNPAKFPIDKTAYDGEKNIFSAVQLPTGRFTVDCSEGDDARERSYVFTIKYVAELKLCKLKEYLSGNLSYIPRDILQGMDLVMKENPTRCRISVGRSFYSHDPLAEHDFGFGVAAYRGFQQSLKPTSGGLALCLDYSVLSFRKPMPVLDFLRDYIGEFNENNFRNKSRAANNALLGLKVRVIHRRASQKFLIKQLTQRNTRDLDFTLEDPEGKDPPRKVSLVDYFRDKYQREIRYKDLPSLDLGKGSKINYVPMEFCVLVEGQRYPKEHLDKDTALFLKNISLARPLDRRQTICEMVRAEDGPCGAVTRNFEMGVDRNMTRVSGRILPAPDLKLGGQSRVPVNDKCQWNLVGKSVVEGKALQRWAVIDFSSQERSPNFRLRADEFVFRLKDRCRKLGMNMEEPVIKHFTGMHELSTVTKVEDLLKGVVQAADRKTKGRLQMIVCVMAAKHDGYKSLKWVSETKIGVVTQCCLSSLANKGQDQYLANLCIKINAKLGGSNMELTDRLPNCGGGDNVMFIGADVNHPAASNKTCPSIAAVVGTINWPAANRYAARVCPQDHRCEKILNFGSMCADLVNAYAQLNSVKPNRIVVFRDGVSEGQFDMVLNEELVDLAKAIYDNHYRPAITLVVAQKRHQTRLFPESGPANIPPGTVVDTIIVHPSDFDFYLCSHFGGLGTSKPTHYHVLWDENGFNSDSLQKLIYNMCFTFARCTKPVSLVPPVYYADLVAYRGRMFQEVLMGMHSSGSSSSFYATSSSSSSSTASFQQRFYNLHPDLQNIMFFV; the protein is encoded by the exons atggaACGTGGGAATTACCGACGTGGTGGTGGAGGTAACCGTGGTCGTGGCCAAGGACAAGGCCGTGGACGTGGTGGGTACGAACAGGGACAAGGTCGTGGTGGTGGTGGTCCCTACGAACAGGGACGAGGTGGTGGTGGAAGGGGTGGATCCCAGATCGGTGGTGGAAGGGGTGGGTCGCAGATGGGTTCATACAACCAGCAGCCATTTCAGCCTCCACAACAATGGGGGAACCAGCCAAGGGCATCGGGTCCGGCTCAGTATCAGGGTCGTGGGGATCCGCAAAATCAGCCGGTCCAACGTGGTGGTGGTAATGCTTGGGCGCGGCCACCAccgcagcagcagcagcagccaCAGCAACAGGCTTGGGTCCGACCACCACCGCAGCAACATGGTGGTAGTGCTTGGGTCCGGCCATCGCCGCAGCAGCAGcggcagcagcagcagcaggaGGTTGGGGAATCCAGTGGATCAGGACCATCAGATGTTGGTCCGCTGATTTCTCCTCAGTCTTCTG ATCCTCTTCAAGTTGATCTGAAGTCCCTGAATATTACGGAACAACAGAGTCCATCATCTCCTCCAAAAAGTAACAAGGAAAAGCGTGCACCTGTTGCACGACCTGATACTGGAAAAGTTGCTGTCAAGTCGATTAGACTGCTTGCTAATCATTTTCCTGTTAGATTTAATCCTCAAATGACCATTATgcattatgatgtggatattaaGCAAATCACGGCTGATGACAATCGGCGTGTGAAGAAGTTATACAAGTCTGATCTACGTATGATAAGAGAAAAGTTGTTTGCTGATAATCCTGCTAAATTTCCCATAGACAAAACTGCATATGACGGTGAGAAGAACATTTTCAGTGCTGTCCAACTTCCTACTGGGCGATTCACTGTGGACTGCTCTGAAGGGGATGATGCCAGGGAACGCTCGTATGTCTTTACCATCAAGTATGTTGCTGAATTAAAACTTTGCAAGTTAAAAGAATATTTGAGTGGAAACCTCTCGTACATTCCTCGTGATATACTACAAGGAATGGATTTGGTTATGAAAGAAAATCCTACTAGGTGCAGGATATCTGTAGGTCGTAGCTTCTACTCCCATGACCCCCTGGCTGAACATGACTTTGGTTTCGGGGTTGCTGCATATAGAGGTTTTCAGCAGAGCCTAAAGCCTACATCTGGAGGACTTGCCTTGTGCTTAGATTACTCGGTCTTGTCATTCAGGAAACCAATGCCAGTGCTAGACTTTCTGCGGGATTATATTGGAGAATTTaacgaaaataattttaggaacAAAAGTCGAGCTGCAAATAATGCATTGCTTGGTTTGAAAGTCAGAGTAATTCATCGTCGTGCCAGTCAGAAGTTTCTTATTAAGCAGCTAACTCAACGCAATACTCGTGATCTTGATTTTACCCTGGAAGATCCAGAAGGCAAAGATCCTCCAAGGAAAGTTTCTCTTGTTGACTACTTCAGGGACAAATATCAGCGGGAGATTAGGTACAAAGATTTACCTTCATTAGATCTTGGGAAAGGTAGTAAGATAAACTATGTCCCGATGGAATTCTGTGTCTTGGTCGAGGGACAGCGGTATCCTAAGGAGCATTTGGATAAGGACACAGCCTTGTTTTTGAAGAACATATCGCTAGCTCGACCGCTAGACAGAAGGCAGACAATATGTGAAATGGTGCGGGCTGAAGATGGGCCATGTGG GGCTGTCACCCGTAACTTTGAAATGGGAGTTGATAGGAACATGACCCGTGTTTCGGGTCGTATCCTTCCTGCCCCTGATTTGAAGCTAGGAGGTCAAAGTCGAGTTCCTGTGAATGATAAATGCCAATGGAACCTTGTTGGGAAATCCGTGGTGGAAGGCAAGGCGCTTCAACGATGGGCTGTCATTGATTTTAGCTCCCAAGAACGCAGCCCCAACTTTAGGCTAAGAGCTGATGAATTTGTCTTTAGATTGAAGGACCGGTGCAGAAAGTTAGGGATGAACATGGAAGAACCTGTGATAAAACATTTCACTGGCATGCATGAACTCTCTACAGTTACTAAGGTTGAAGATCTCCTCAAAGGTGTGGTTCAGGCAGCTGACAGGAAAACTAAGGGCCGACTTCAAATGATAGTTTGTGTAATGGCAGCAAAGCATGATGGGTACAAATCTCTTAAATGGGTTTCTGAGACAAAAATTGGCGTTGTAACCCAGTGCTGCTTGTCTTCTCTTGCCAACAAGGGACAGGATCAATATCTCGCAAACCTCTGTATCAAGATTAATGCCAAACTTGGAGGCAGCAATATGGAACTTACAGACAGACTCCCTAATTGTGGAGGTGGAGACAATGTCATGTTCATTGGTGCTGATGTAAATCATCCTGCTGCAAGTAATAAGACATGTCCATCTATAGCAGCTGTTGTTGGCACTATCAACTGGCCAGCTGCTAATAGATATGCTGCTAGAGTTTGTCCTCAGGACCACAGGTGTGAGAAGATACTGAATTTTGGAAGCATGTGTGCGGACCTAGTTAATGCTTATGCTCAACTCAACTCGGTTAAACCAAACCGAATTGTTGTTTTCCGTGATGGTGTGAGCGAGGGGCAGTTTGATATGGTACTTAATGAAGAGCTAGTTGATTTGGCGAAGGCTATATATGACAATCACTATCGACCGGCAATCACTCTTGTTGTGGCTCAGAAGAGACACCAGACACGACTATTTCCCGAGAGTGGTCCTGCCAATATACCTCCGGGTACTGTTGTGGACACAATAATTGTTCATCCATCTGATTTTGACTTCTATCTTTGCAGCCACTTTGGGGGGTTGGGCACTAGCAAGCCAACtcactatcatgttttgtgGGATGAGAATGGTTTCAATTCTGACAGCCTACAGAAGCTTATATACAACATGTGCTTCACTTTTGCGCGGTGCACAAAACCTGTTTCGCTTGTTCCACCAGTTTACTATGCAGACCTTGTTGCCTATAGGGGGCGGATGTTCCAAGAGGTGCTTATGGGGATGCACTCTTCTGGGTCTTCAAGTTCATTTTATGCAACTTCGtcgtcttcatcttcttcaactgcATCATTTCAACAGAGATTTTATAATTTGCACCCTGATCTGCAGAACATAATGTTCTTTGTTTGA